The Naumovozyma castellii chromosome 2, complete genome sequence GATAGATTTATCATGGAACAATCGTTTTCGAAACAAAGGGTATAAAAATTTCTACTCTATCCCCTGCTGGTTTCCTACTCCATGTGTGGTTCCACCAATTAACATATCGATTTCATTTAACAACGTGAAATCGAAATTATACTCTAATGCAAAATCAGTACCATAGGAAAGTGAACCTAGTAAATCAATAGTATCTGTATTGACATCgttattatttgtattatttgaattttcaataaatttcttagcCAATTCATAATTCAATGTTGgattatttaagaaatcaatgaattctGTATAATGATCCTTCTTAATTAAATCTGTATTCATACATTGGATTGCCAGGATAATTAAGTAGACCAAATACAGATTAcacttttcaaatgttttaaatttattcttcCAAACAATCAACAAATAATGCAACTCTTCAATGTATTCTTCTATTAGATCCCTACTTGGATCTAATTCTGCAATGAATGGTTTATTATAAGATATCAGAACCATATAATAATGGAACCAAATATACGTAGTGGACGGATTAAAATCTTCCATCACTtttaaagatttcttcGACCAACGTAAATCTTTAGGTAAATCTCTTCGCCAGTGATACATTTCGAGATTAAATTTGGTTAAATATTCACTACGACGTCGTAGTGATTCactttgaatgaaaatCTTTCCCGCAAACACTTCAGTAATTCTGGATAAGActattaatttcttcaatgggtTGGACATGGTCGATACTGCGTTCTTGTCATAAATATAATCTTCCAAcccattttcaatattggGCAGCTCATCTGTTTCCGGGACCGTTGAATTCGATAATCTTAAAGTAGTTGATCTACCGAATAATATGGCAATTAAATGATCCGCAATGTAAGATCCCCAATAAATTCTACTTCTCACTTTGGTATCGATGACGGAAAGCTCATCCTCATAAACGTGACTCCATGCTTCTGGATTCAAATGGAGACCAATTTCATGAGCAATTCTAAAGGCTAGCCCAGAGAGGTACCAAGCCATTGGATTTTCACCTATACCGATATCATAAAATGCAAGACATAGTAAAGTTTGAATAATGGCTAATTTGGATGAAGATGTGGATTCCTCCAAAGTCTTGTCATccaattggaagatttttTTCAGGACAATTAATTTTGCTCTTTGATAATAAGCGTCCATGTTGGCGTATAACTTTTCTGATTTCTTCGATATCTGACCACCCAACGCAGCTATTGCGTACACCAACTCTTCTGAACAATAATAACTCTTGGTATCTTCCATGTTAAAGAATGCACTTAAAAAGGTTTCTCTGTGAATGAACATGAAATGACCTGGGTATAaccatttgaaaaataaagagaatGCCTCCAGTATCAGTGGGtcctttgataaattttccaaagtggATTTTGTTTGTAATTGTTGGTCTGTGGGTGTCTTTTTCTTGGTAAtagataatgaatttgatggatATATACTGTTTGTACCAACTGAGGGAAGAGTTACTGCGGATGGGATTCtggaattattgaataaaggAATTTGTAACGTGGATGAAGGTGAAGGTGAAGGTTGAAGATCATTCGGCATAATATTATCCAAGGGTAGAGAGTTCAAgattttattcttctcGTCATCGTCTGTGGTTTCTtttaaatctttgaatgatTTCTCCAAAAGTGCGATATGTTCTTCTAGTGCCTTTACGTAAGAGTTGGAATACCTTGCCTTTCTTAAATCATGGCCTGTGTATACACATTCCGTTTCAAACTTCATGCAGTTAGCACATGGTGAACCTGTGTCACATTTTCTTCGTATCTTTCTGCAATGTTGGCAGCTGGATTGGAGATGAGATGATGttagtaaaaaaaaatcgTTATGGTTTTGTTGCGGGAAAGCTTTCTAGACATACgccaatttcttcaatattttccttagTCTCTTTTGGTTCTGCCATCGTTGAGTTGCGATAATTCTGGGATAGATGTTGtccattgatgattttacCTCATTGCTTTGGCAAAATTGTCATTAAAATATGACGATCAATCGGACATTGCGctatgaaaaaaaaagttaaaatgaaaagaatagaAAATTATCACTATAAATGACACataattcaattatttatttattcatttatttatcatGACAAGAATTTAATCAAATTGTTGCTGAAATCCTCCGGGTTATCCAAGAATAAATTATGTCCAGCATCCGGGATTTCCACATATGTGGCCTTCCTATCgaaattattctttattttatttatgtTCTGTACCAAAGTGTATCCTGAGAATTTATCCATCCAATCGTTGTCCCCATACATCATCATAAACCTCGTAGATTTCAAACGGTTCATGTTATCCATGATGGGGTCTCTTGCCATCAAGTTCCTTGAGAACAATTTGGTAAAGATATCGACGTTGACCTGAGGTACCCccatttggaaatattcATAAAGATAATCCTTATAATCCATAGTGGGCACTTTCACATATGCACTATTGATATATTTCCTTGTCAATTTAGACCCCACGGGACCCATCCATTTCAACACGTTCAGTTGATTattaaacaagaaatttggGATCATTCTCTGTCTATTATAAAGCATGGATCCCGGGTTCTGTAAATCCATGACGTATTCTTTCTTGGTATCAAACACATTATTGACAGACCGTATATTGCTAGCGACCCCCAGGGGCGACACCAAACACAATTTATCGACGACTTCAGGGTACTTGATAGCGTATTTGAAGGACAAATACCCTCCAAAGGAATGACCCACGAGGTTGAACTTGTCTAGTCCATAGTTTGCGCGtctccatttttcaataacgTCCAAGTAGTAGTTCTCCAATTTGTCAATTACTTGTTTTTCCCTCTGTGCGTCGTACGCATGCGGTGGAGCCACTTTGAACACGTATTTCTCATTCTCTTTGTCCTTGCTCACTTGAACGACTTTGATCTTgtttatcttcaaatggCTAATGTCAGAATGTGGGGGTACAGATGATAGGGAATTAGCGGGCAAGTCAATGACGTAAACGTCCTTGACATTCTTACTTAGAGTAGCTAGTGTCCTATAATAAGCCATGGAGGAGGCAGCATACCCGTGTATGAGCACTGTGGGGACGTCGACCTTTGCAGCGGCAGGGTTGTGGAGGTGCCATTGGTTGATCTCCCCGTTGATGAGGGAGTTGGTTACTGTGGTTGTGGCGGGGAGCTTCACGAGACTCATGATGCGTTCCTGGTGGGTCTTGAGATCCTTTGTATGGGAGCACTTCTTAGTGGTGTGTTCACCTGAGTTCAGTATAGGTATCGAGTCGAGCATGTCTTGTGTTTGTGTATGTGTGTGTTGGGCAAGAGTAAACAAGATAAGACAAGAGACCCTGAGATGAATGTGTCAGGGAGAGCAGACCAGCATTTATATACCACTGGATCCTTTTGTCAGCTGTATATGATGTCTCGAGACTGAAACTTTTTATCCAGCTAAGCCAAGATTTCTGGTTTTTTGGTTTTTTCTTCCGTGGAAAAAAAGACAATACGTTATATGCGCTCGGCCGAGATCTGAGTTTTCTTCGGactattattttctttgtttggTTTTCTCGGCCGAAAAACTAGTTTTGCTTACGTAACAAAACGGACTTAGCTCATTGAACGCCATTGTATCCCTCTATTTAGAGACATCATCCATATGGACAGTTATCttctcatctcatctcagGATGACAAGAACAATCAATGTCTTTGGAAACAGACCTCTTCGCATTTTACATCTTTTCACAGATTGGTTCTGAGAAAACCGTGTCTCAATTCCAATCTGAGGAACAGTTTCTCATCGAGTACACAGTGAAATCAAGCATTGAGGACGACACACAGTTTCATATATACTATTGTCTAGAGC is a genomic window containing:
- the CHA4 gene encoding Cha4p (ancestral locus Anc_8.283), whose translation is MDNIYPRIIATQRWQNQKRLRKILKKLACQHCRKIRRKCDTGSPCANCMKFETECVYTGHDLRKARYSNSYVKALEEHIALLEKSFKDLKETTDDDEKNKILNSLPLDNIMPNDLQPSPSPSSTLQIPLFNNSRIPSAVTLPSVGTNSIYPSNSLSITKKKTPTDQQLQTKSTLENLSKDPLILEAFSLFFKWLYPGHFMFIHRETFLSAFFNMEDTKSYYCSEELVYAIAALGGQISKKSEKLYANMDAYYQRAKLIVLKKIFQLDDKTLEESTSSSKLAIIQTLLCLAFYDIGIGENPMAWYLSGLAFRIAHEIGLHLNPEAWSHVYEDELSVIDTKVRSRIYWGSYIADHLIAILFGRSTTLRLSNSTVPETDELPNIENGLEDYIYDKNAVSTMSNPLKKLIVLSRITEVFAGKIFIQSESLRRRSEYLTKFNLEMYHWRRDLPKDLRWSKKSLKVMEDFNPSTTYIWFHYYMVLISYNKPFIAELDPSRDLIEEYIEELHYLLIVWKNKFKTFEKCNLYLVYLIILAIQCMNTDLIKKDHYTEFIDFLNNPTLNYELAKKFIENSNNTNNNDVNTDTIDLLGSLSYGTDFALEYNFDFTLLNEIDMLIGGTTHGVGNQQGIE
- the ICT1 gene encoding lysophosphatidic acid acyltransferase ICT1 (ancestral locus Anc_8.284); its protein translation is MLDSIPILNSGEHTTKKCSHTKDLKTHQERIMSLVKLPATTTVTNSLINGEINQWHLHNPAAAKVDVPTVLIHGYAASSMAYYRTLATLSKNVKDVYVIDLPANSLSSVPPHSDISHLKINKIKVVQVSKDKENEKYVFKVAPPHAYDAQREKQVIDKLENYYLDVIEKWRRANYGLDKFNLVGHSFGGYLSFKYAIKYPEVVDKLCLVSPLGVASNIRSVNNVFDTKKEYVMDLQNPGSMLYNRQRMIPNFLFNNQLNVLKWMGPVGSKLTRKYINSAYVKVPTMDYKDYLYEYFQMGVPQVNVDIFTKLFSRNLMARDPIMDNMNRLKSTRFMMMYGDNDWMDKFSGYTLVQNINKIKNNFDRKATYVEIPDAGHNLFLDNPEDFSNNLIKFLS